Part of the Ornithodoros turicata isolate Travis chromosome 6, ASM3712646v1, whole genome shotgun sequence genome, TCACCATCCCAAAGGAAAACGCTTCTGGAAACTGAGACGAGAGAAATTCATAAACTAGCCTTTTTGGCTCCAAAATGTCGCACCTTCTCTAGGAGGGTTCTTCCAAAACTAAACGAGCTCATGATCCCAAAGATGGCCGCCAGCAGGATCATCCCGATGCCATGAAGGAAACTTGGCACCCTGAGATACGTCTGGATCTGAGCCTAAAAAATTCTCTCCGTTATTTGTATCGCCGCAGGTGCCTGATAGGCTGTTGTACTTACTGGCCTCTTTCCCAGCAGCTGATAGCGAAACATTTCACTATGCAGCAGAACCGATCGATCGCTGCCTAGGAATGGAAGGCACCAGCCTTTGGCAATGTCACTCCAGAACAGGGCATTCCTGGACATTTGTTAATGACATGTTGTTATCCTCAGATTAGTGCCATTTGGAGTCGTTAAAATGTCACCTCCTAGTCAGTCTCGTCTCACTAGGGGGCAGAGACTTTGTGAAAATCTTCTCTCGAGACTCCTTGCGCAGTTCAATCAGTTCCGAGGCATGAGCCATGCCGTGGATAGCAGATTGCCAGGTGCCAAAGTTAATTTTCATGCCCTATAGTGCAACCACAAAGCAGCATTTAGCCAACATTAGCCTTCAAAACAGACTTACCTTTGGGCCGGGATTCATAGCTACGAAGGTTTCAACTTGTCCCAGTTCCCCTAAAGAAAATCACGCTATTAGAcggaagaaagacaacaacccCTCGAGGATACCTTTAAAGTTATTGCGCAGATATGTGACAGTCATTTCTGCTGGAATGCTGTCAAAGCCACAAGCTCCAATGACAAAGATGCCTTTCTCCTCTGCATCCTTGAAGAACTCATTCTGCATCTGCTCCAAATACTTTACGCAACAAAAGGCCACTTTGAGAAGAGCTCATAACGTGAATTTCCTTTAGAAGGTATTGCTCACCTGGGGTTCTCCACTGACATCCAGGTGGTGTGTACCATGCTGGACACATGCCATGACCACTGGCCGGCCAAAGAAGCGATACTTGAGTAGAAAGATAATTGTTTAAGCATTTCAAGGAGGACACTAATAGAATATTTGGAGCCAGTCCGAGTGCTACTTACGGGTCCCACCGTGTTCAGGAGGATCTTTGTGCGTTTGACCATTTCATCGAGAGAATGCTGGTCCTCCACGTCTGCAATGATGGTCGGAATGTTGTCCAGGGCATCTTCTATATGGAAACATTAAAGGGACACTCCattcatgaaactacagaaAAGGCTAGGATAAGAAATGAAAGCTTTTAGGTGTTACATAAGTGAGAGCCAGCTGCTGGTTTCAAATCGTCTCAACCCTCTCACACTTGACGGCTCAAGTTTTTTCAATCCACTCAGTCACAATGAAGCCTACTCTTACACTTGGGTTGTGTACGTTTATTGAACACGCAACTCGAGCAACTCGACTTTTGTGGACGAAAATCTCCTCGTGTCAACCCTGTGATTCCAATTCTAAAACAGAAGGATTCAATGTACATTGGCAGTGGTTGACTCTCCTCTCGTCCCTGGAGTTAATTCATGAAAAAGTGGAAGGTACACCGAGTGCAATCTAATAGAAAAGTTGGAGCCTCATCACTTGTCACAGACCGCATGTAGGACTCTCGTCGTATTAATTTGCTCTAGGGTCAACACCTCGCCTATCTCCATTGCCTGTATGCGTTACATGGACAATAAAACATTGTCACAACGGCGTGCTACACCACCACCACGGTGCTCAGACGCTTCCAGGAACGCACCCCTGGATGTGACCAGTATGAGCACTACTATA contains:
- the LOC135397397 gene encoding saccharopine dehydrogenase-like oxidoreductase; this encodes MSREFDVVLFGATGVTGVYVVEELHKTAKAEDPKLRWAVAGRSETKLKETLRAAARNLELEEDALDNIPTIIADVEDQHSLDEMVKRTKILLNTVGPYRFFGRPVVMACVQHGTHHLDVSGEPQYLEQMQNEFFKDAEEKGIFVIGACGFDSIPAEMTVTYLRNNFKGELGQVETFVAMNPGPKGMKINFGTWQSAIHGMAHASELIELRKESREKIFTKSLPPSETRLTRRNALFWSDIAKGWCLPFLGSDRSVLLHSEMFRYQLLGKRPAQIQTYLRVPSFLHGIGMILLAAIFGIMSSFSFGRTLLEKFPEAFSFGMVRRGGPTREQAVACSFTLVARGKGWEERLAEASDKHTSPPEKTLVVSLDGPDPAYVTTAICLVQAAMVILKEKEKMLGKGGALSPGAALNETSYLERLQKNGFKFQVL